In Xanthomonas fragariae, the genomic window CGCTGCCATTGAGCGCGGCTTGCCGATAGAAACCAGGATCGTCGACGCGCAATTGCATCTGCAGGGCGTCTGCGCCACTGGACGTGCCGAGTGTGGTGACGCCATCTGCCTCGTGCAGTTGCAGTTGTCCATCTTGCAGGTCGCCGAGCGTGGCCAGCAAGCGCTTGCGCAACAAGCGGTCCGTCCAGGAAGCCGCGCGCGGCGCTGCGTTGTCGGGCAAGGACGTAGCGTTCATCGGGGTTCTCGCACAGGCGGATGAGGGTGGTCGTGCACAGGGTTGCCGCGCAGCCACAGGCGCAGGGCCTGCCAGTGGATGGCGACCACCACCTGCACGGTCATCAAGGGGTAGGCCAGCAAGGTGCGCGCCAGGCTGCGTGCATTGAGCGGTTGGCGTTGCAGCACCAAGGTGGCGTCGAAGCGGCGCGTGCCGCTGTTGTCGATTGCGCTTTCGGCATCGTCGCCGCCGCCAGCTGCGTCCAGCACGTCCATATGCACGCGCAACTGCGCCGCCGGTACGCTGAAGCGCCAGTCGTAGCGATGCTGCATGCCCATGAACGGCGAGACATGGAAGCGCTTGTCGAAGCGCCACGCATGCACGTCGCGGTGCGTGCGCGCCTGTGCGACCGGCAGCACATAGGTATGCCGCTGCTGCCACGGCGTATTGGTGATTTCCGCAACGATCCAGCGCAAGCCGTCATGCCGATCGAAGCAGTAGTAAAAGCTGACCGGATTGAACACATGGCCGAAATAGCGCAAATGCGTGAGCAGGCGGATCGCACCGTCGGGGCGCTCGCCGGTGTGGGTCTGCACGCAATCGCGCACTGCTTCGTCCAACGGAATGGTCGGATCGCCCAGATAGTCGCTGCGCCGGAACTGCGCCAGATTGGCGCGTCCCACCGACCACAGCCAGCGTTGCGCGAAGACCTGATCCAGTTCGGACAGATCCAGGTACATCAGAAACAACCTGTAGCGAAAATTCAGCGGTTTAGGCGCAAACCGACGATGCCGCAACCAACCGGTATAGATCGCGCTGCGCAACGGACCACGCACGCTGCCGGCGCCACCGCCCCCGGTGGGCGGCAGCGGCACGGCATCGGTGCTGGCTTCGCGCAGCAACTGCATCACCAGTGCACTTCCAGGCCGTGCGCCACGTCCACGCCGCTACGCAAGCCGTCTTCGTGGAAGCCGAAGCCCCAGGCCGCACCGGCAAACCAGGTGTGCTGCACTCCCTGGATCTCGGCCTTGCGCGTCTGTGCCGCGAGTGCGGCCGCATTCTGCACCGGGTGGCGATAACGCATACGTCGTAGCACCTTGTCCGGATCGATGTCGTTGTCGCGGTTGAGGCTGACGATGAATGGCTGCGGCGCATCGATCGATTGCAGCGCGTTCATCCAGTAACTCACCGTGCACGGCGCTTGTGGATCTGCCGGCACGTGCGCATTCCACGCCGCCCAGGCGCGGCGGTCGCGCGGCATTACGCGCGCATCGGTGTGCAGCACGGTGTCGTTATCCTGATAGGTGATCCCGCCCAGGATCTGCTGCTCGGCCGGCGTGGCATCGCTGAGCAGCGCCAGTGCATCGTCGGCGTGGCAGGCTAGTACCACTTCGTCGAAGTGTTCGTCGCCACGCAACGAGCTGAGCACTACGCCGTTGGGGGCGCGCCGGATCGCTTGCACCGGCGTGCACAGGCGTTCGAGCACCTGCCAGCGCCGACGCAGCGCACGCACATAGCTGTTGGATCCGCCACTCACCACTTGCCACTGCGGTCGGCCGCTGAGCTGCAGCATGTGGTGATTGGTCATGAAACCGATCAGCTGGCCCATCGGAAATTCGAGGATGCGTTGCGATGGCGAGGACCACAACGCCGATGCCATCGGCACCAGATGCTGATCGCGGAATGCATCCGAATAACCATGCCGCTGCAGATACGCGCCCAGCGTGCTGAACTGCTCGTCGCTGTGCAGCACTGCCGGTGCCTGGCGATAGAAGCGGCGCAGGTCGGCCAGCATTCCCCAGAAGCGTGGGCTGAGCAGGTTGCCGCGTTGACAGAACAGCCCGTCCAAACTGCCGGCGTTGTATTCGAGCCCGCTGCGCGCATCGTGCACCGAAAAGCTCATCGTGGTCGGCTGTGCGGCCACATCCAGCTCGGCGAACATGCGCGTGAGCAACGGGTAGTGCTGCGGATTGAATACGATAAAACCGCTGTCCACCGCGTAACGCTGACCTTCTAGTTGGATGTCATGCGTATGTGTGTGTCCGCCGAGATAATCGGCAGCTTCGAACAAGGTGACTTCATAGCGGCGCGACAACAGCCAGGCGGCGCCCAGGCCGGCGATCCCGCTGCCGACCACGGCAATCCTGCCCTCCCTCATCGCGCCACCCGCTCGGCACGTTGCGTGAGCGTCTTCGGCATCGGCTTGAGCTCCCACACCAGACCCACCCACGACATCGCCTTGAGCCCGTACCAGGTCACGTCGTATTCCCACCAGCGCAAGCCCTGACGCGCCGAGCCGGGGAAGAAGTGGTGGTTGTTGTGCCAGCCTTCGCCAAAGGTAAGCAGCGCCAGCAGCCAGTTATTGCGGCTGTCGTCGCGCGTATCGAAACGTCGGCTGCCGAATCTGTGTGCCAGCGAGTTGATGGTGAAGGTGGCATGGAACAACGCCACGGTGGAGATCACAAAGCCCCATACCAACAGCTGCGCGCCGTTGATCTTCAATGCAGGCGCGGCATCGGCCAGCCAGTCGCCGAGCAGGTACAACCCCAGTGCCAGCAGCACCGGCATCACGATGTCGAAGCGGTCGAGAAAGCGCAGCTCGGCAAAGCGGCGCAGATCGGGGATGACCTCCCAATCGGTGCGGAAATTGCGTGGGGTCAGGAACCAGCCGGTGTGGCTCCACCAGAAGCCATGTTGCGCCGGCGAATGCGGGTCGCGGCCGGTGTCGGTATGCCGATGATGATTGCGATGATGCGCTGCCCACCACAGCGGCCCGCGTTGTACGCAGGTGGCGCCAATGGCTGCGAACACGAATTGCAGCACGCGCGAGGTCTTGAAGGCGCGGTGCGAGAAGTAGCGATGATAGAAACCGGTGAGCGCGAACATGCGCAGCGCGTACAGCGCCACTGCCATGCTCACGGCAAACCAGGATGCGCCTACCCAGAATACCGCCAGGCAGGCAAGGTGCAGTGCAATGAAGGGCAGGGCCCGCAGCCAGTCGATGCGGTCGGCGCGCGCATCGTCCAAGGGCTCGTCGGTTTGCGAATCCACCCAGCGACACAGGCTGCCAAGGCGCGTTGCAACCCAGCCACGACGACGCGTGGTGGCGGGCTGAGGCGTTGCGGCGTGAGGGTCGAGTCCAGTGCGCGGCACGCGTAATTCTCCATATGTAGTGGTGACATTTTACGGGCGCTGCCGGTAAACAGATGCACCAGGCTGCTCGATCGTCGCACGCATGTGTGGGGTTCGCTTGTTCGTACGAATGAATCGCGCAATTGCGCACACAAATAGCCGCGCCCGATAGTGCTGGCGCAGATGAGATTGCTCAAAACGGAAGGTTGCTTGCGAGGCCCTCGCAGGCGAGGTCAGGTGCGCTGGGTCAGGGCGCCATCGCCAACGTGCTGATGCCGCCCTTGGCAACCACCGTGCCGGTGGCGACGCCGCCCGGTGCACCGCCTGGCGGTTCCAGCGTGACCGCCAGAATCGCCTCGTTGCTGAGCATGGGCATCAACTGATCGGGGATCTGCGCGCGACGTGCGCGTTGATCGTCGAACGTGCCCATCGAATGCGCCTTGCCGTCCGGCGTGATCAGCCACAGCTCAGGCACCTTGTCGGCGGTGGCGGTTCGATCTAGCGGCGTCACCATGATGGTGTGCTTGTCGGCATCCATCAACGCTACATAGCCTGGCCTCCCATCTTCGGTGGCCAGTGTTGAGGTCATCGCGATACCGGTCGCAGGCGGCTTAGTGGCCGCAGGCGGTGCGACCGGGGTCTGCACCACAGGCCCTACGACCGGCGGCTGCATCGGTGCCGGCGGCATACGCACGTTCGATAAGGCGAGCACGCACACTGCGGCAGTCGCCAAGCCAGCGGTGCTGACCCAGCGCCAGAAGCGCACGCTGTTCCACAACGGCGCGGCCTGCGCGGTAGTCGTGGCACCAGTGGCAGGCGCTGCCAACGGCGCCGCACGCAACGGCATATCGAAGCCCAGCGTCTGGTGCACGCGTGCCCAGAGCTGATCCGGCGGCGTCACCGCAGCGATCTCTTCAAGCAGCGGTGCCAGATGTGCTTGCCACTGCAGGACCGCCTGCGCGAATTGGCTATCGGTGGCGATGCGTTGTTCGGCCGCCAGGCGCTCGTCGGTGCTCAGCAGCCCCAGCACGTATTCGCCGGCAAGCACATCACGCGGCGGTTCTTGGTCGATGGGAAAGGGCGTGCTCATCGTTCCAGACATGCCTTGAGTTTGGCCAGCCCGCGGCGGATCAAGCTCTTGACCGTGCCGAGCGGTGTGTCGGTGCGCGCGGCCAGCTCTTCGTAAGTGATGCCTTCGAAGAACGCGGTGCGGATCAACTGGCTGCGCGGCGGTTCGAGTTCGGCCAGGCAATGGTCGATACGGCGACGCGTGCTGGCACGCTCGGTGCGATCCAGCGGCGAGGCATCGTTGGCGCGCAGTTCGCCAGCATCCTCCAGCGCCACATTGCGGCGTTGCGGCGCGTTGGCGCGTAGATGGTCGATCGCCCTGTTGCGCGCGATCATCGCCAGCCAGGTGAGTCCGCGGGCACGGCTCGGATCGAACTGCCCGGCTTTGTGCCAGATCAGCGTGAACACGTCCTGCAGCACTTCTTCGGCTTCGGCGCGTTGCGGGATCATGCGCAGGCACACCCCGAACAGTTTGGGCGAGGTCTGCCGGTACAGCGCTTCGAAGGCATGCCGGTCGCCGCCCGCGGTTGCGGTCAGCAGGCGTCCGGTTTCATCGTCGTCGGGGCCAGGAATGGCACTCATGCGGTCGGGCGTTGGGTGAGGTGGGGGCGATGCTACCGGACCGGGCAGAACGTGTCTTTCACTTGCGCTGGAACCACAGCAGCACAGCAGCGAGCAGCAACAGGATCTCCACGCCTGCAAGTGCGACGGTGGGTGCAGAGACTGGCCACAGGCGCGAGAGCGCGACGCTGCGGAAGAGCACGATCGGCACATAGAACGCGAGTGCGACCACCAGCCCGGTGCGGGGTTGATCGATCCAGGCGAAGTAGCCGAACAGGAAGGCCATGCCCAACTGCAGGCCGCCATAGATGACCAGATACTCGGATTGCCCGGCTGGCGAGAGCTGGGTGTAGCCCACCGCATGTGCGGTATTGACCGGAGATAACGTGCACCAGATCGCAAGCGCAACGTACAGCACTGCGTTGATCCAGAGATAGGCTTTTGCCATGACGGTGCTCCTGTGTGGGCAATGGGTGCCCGGGCCGTTGTACGCAACGGCGCGTGGTCGAACGTGAAGATGGCGCAGACCTCGCTCACGGGGCGCTGCAGCGCTTGATCAAGGGCTGCTCGCGTGCGTGCCGAAACTCATCTGCGCTGGAGGCACGCGCAGCGGTGTCCGGAAAAACGATGCGCACGCGCGGATAGCGACCGCGTGCATCGCGCAGATTGCCGACCCCGCGGAATTCAAGCAGACGCTTGTCGGCGATGGAATAACGCACCTCGAGCGACGGCACCGCCGCGCCGTACCATGCATCCAGGCCGATCCGGAAACGGCGTTGGCCAGCCGCATCCCCCATGCGTTCGACACGAAAGGCCAGCTGTCGCTGCAGGCTCGGCAATACGAATTCCACGCGCTGCGGGGTGGCGGCAAGTGCATCCCAGTTGTTGCGCAGGTAGGTGTCGAACCCGGCGTCGATCACGCGCACGCCGTCGGTGGTCGTCAGCGCGGTGCGACGTTCGGCTTTACCTGGTTCCTGCTGAAACATCTCGCGCGCGCCATCGCGTTGACGCACCCCTTCGCGATAGCCATCGCGCCCATCGAGCAGGCTGAAGTCGGGCGAAGTGCCACCACCGTCGACCTGCTTGCGCGCGAACGGCCGCCCGTCCGGGCAGCGGTACAGCACAAACCGTCCACCGTCGTCGAGCAGCCAATGCGACTCGCGATAGCGCAATGTGCCGCTGTCGCCATCGAACGCATCGCCATCCACGCGCGTGACCGCCGCGGCGCCAAGCGGCAGGCTGCCTAATACCAGCGCCAACAACGGCGGAATCGACCGGCATTGGATGGCGAGCGCAGCAAGGGCAGCGGCAAGTGGGCGCATCGGCAGATCCTCGATGGGAGTGCATACCAATACGGGCACGGCCGCAAGACGGATGCGCTGGATGCGTCAGGAGGTTCCTGACCTTGTGTCGTGGGAGGTGGCCCGTGCCGACGGCCTGGGAGCTGGCGGAGAGCCATGTGCAGGGTCGGGCGATGCGTCTGTTGGCGAGTACCGACAACACATGTGTGCTGGTTGCGCAGTTGTTCTGCAAGTCGCTCTCAGCTGAGTGCGTGCAATTGGATGCAATCCACCGGGCAAGCCGGCAGACACAGCTCGCAGCCGGTGCACAGCGGCGCGATCACCGTATGCATGTGCTTGGCGCCGCCAACGATCGCATCCACCGGGCAGGCCTGGATGCACTTGGTGCAACCGATGCAGTCGGCTTCCACAATCCGGGCCACTTGCGGCGGCTTGTGCGTGCCGCGTGTGCGGTCGTAGGGGCGTGCTGGTACATGCAGCACTTGTGCTAATGCACGTGCGCCGGCATCGCCACCGGGCGGGCAATGATCAACGGTGGCGTGCCCATCTGCCATCGCTTGCGCGTAAGGGAGGCAGCCGTCGTAACCGCACTGGCCGCATTGGGTCTGCGGTAACAGGCGATCGAGGCGTTCGACCAGATCGGGGGCGGGGGCAGACATCGCGGTGCGTATCAGTGCAGCGGATTGCCGCGATACCAGCGCTGCTGCGCAAGTGCCAGCATCGGCTTGTCTTCGCCGCTGTCGCCGTACGCGTGCACGCAGTCGTAGTGCGACAGGTCGTAACGCAGGCGAATCTGCGCTGCTTTTTGCGGCCCGCAATCTGCCTCGGCATAGCGCCCGGTCAGCACCCCCGCATTGTGCTCCAGCCGATTGCAGATCAGCGACAACCCGTGCTGCGTGCACCATGGTTGCAAGTAGAGATCCAATGACCCCGACACCAGCACCACTTCATGCCCCTGCGCCTGATGCCAGTCGACGCGCTGCATCATCTCCATGCGCAATACGCTGGGCAAGTTATTGCGTGCATAGGCCGCACCGTGCGCGGTCATTTCATCCAGCGATCGAGCGCTGAAGACCAACCGTGTTACGCGTGCGCGCAAGGCCGGCGCGGAAACCAGCCCCACCCGATAGCCCAGTACCCACGGACCCACCTGCCACTTCGCCGTAGCCAACTGCGCCGGCGTTGTCACCTTGCGCAGAAAGCGCGCATAGGTGTCGCAGGTGGTGATAGTGTGATCGAAGTCGAACAGGGCGAGTTGCATTTGGGTGGGGATTGAAAATTCGTGGGTGGGGAATGGGGAATCGAGATAAGGCGCGCTGCTGGATTTTCGCTTGAGGCAGGGGCCAATCCCCAATCCCGCCTCACCTAACCGGCATTCCCGGCTGCGCACCACCATCGGCATTCAGCAGCGCCAGCGCGCCGCCGTCGAAACCGGCCGAGAGGATCATGCCCTCGCTGATGCCGAAGCGCATCTTGCGCGGGGCCAGGTTGGCGATAAACACCACGCTGCGGCCGACCAGCGTTTCCGGTTCGCCGTAGCTGGCGCGGATACCCGAGAAGATCTGGCGCTTGCCGAACTCACCGGCATCCAGTTCGAAGCGCAGCAGCTTGTCCGAGCCTTTCACGAATTCGCAGACCAACACCTTGCCGATGCGCAGATCGAGCTTGGCGAAGTCGTCGATGCCGATGAGGCTGGGAGTGGAGATGTGGGATTCGGAATTGGCAGATGCTGCCGGCGTTGCGTCGACCTTGGTCGGGGCAGGCTTGGCGGTGGTCGCGGCGGGTGCTGCAAGCGTGTCTTTTGAAGCGTCGGTCATGGCGTCGATCAGTTTGGGGTCGATACGGGTGAACAGGGGGGTGTAGGGCTGGATCACGTGCGCGCTCAGCGGGCGCTCGATGTCTTGCCAACTGGTCATCGGCGCCGACAGGAAGGCTTCGGCTTCGGCACAGGTGCGCGGCAGGATCGGCTTGAGTGCGGCCACCAGGATGCGGAACAGATTCAGCCCCTGCGTGCATACCGATTGCAGTTGCGTATCGGCGCCCGCTTGCTTGGCGATCACCCACGGCTTGGTGTCGTCGATGTATTTGTTGGCCTCGTCGGCCAGCGCCATGGTCTGACGGATCGCGCTGGCCGCATCGTTGCGCTCGTAGGCCTGGCGTATTGGCGCCAACGCGGCGACGAAGCGGTCGTACTGCGCCGGGTCGGGCAGCGTATCGGCCAACTTGCCATCGAAGCGCTTGCCGATGAAGCCCGCGCAGCGGCTGGCCAGGTTGACGAACTTGCCGACCAGATCCGAATTCACCCGCGCGATGAAGTCGCCCAGGTTGAGGTCCAGATCGTCCACGCCGCCGGAGGATTTGGCCGCGAAGTAATACCGCAGCGCTTCCGGTTCCAGCCCGATGTCCAGAAAGGTCCGCGCCATCACGAAGGTGCCGCGCGATTTGGACATCTTGGCGCCATCAACGGTGAGATAGCCGTTGACGTGCAGCCGCGTCGGCGCGCAATGGCCGGTGCCGTGCAGCACCGCCGGCCAGAACAGACCGTGGAAATTGACGATGTCCTTGCCGATGAAGTGATGCAACTCGGTCTGCGTGCCGGCGACCAGATGCGCTGCGAAATCCTCGCCCATCTGCGCGCACAGGGTCTTGAAGCTGCACAGATAACCTATTGGCGCGTCCAGCCACACGTAGAAATACTTGCCCGGCTGGCCGGGAATCTGGAAGCCGAAATACGGCGCATCGCGCGAGATATCCCATGCGCGCAGGCCGCCTTCGGTATCCAGCCATTCCTTGAGCTTGGCCTTGACGCCCGGCAGCGCCACATCGCCAGCCAGCCATTCGCGCAGGAAGCCATCGAAATGGCCCACTTCGAAGAAGAAATGTTCCGAATCTCGCAACTCCGGAGTAGCGCCGGAGATCACCGACTTGGGCTCTTTCAGCTCGGTCGGTGAATAGGTCGCGCCGCAAACTTCGCAGTTGTCGCCGTATTGATCGGCGCTACCGCAATTGGGGCAGATGCCCTTGATGTAGCGATCCGGCAGGAACATGCCCTTGGCCGGGTCGTAGAACTGCGCCACCGAACGACAGCTGATGTGGCCGGCGGCCTCGAGCTTGGTGTAGAAGGCCTCTGTGAGCGCGCGATTGACAGGCGAATTGGTCGAATCGTAGTGATCGAAGGTCACCCCGAACGCGGCGAAATCGCGCTCATGGCTGGCCT contains:
- a CDS encoding DUF1365 domain-containing protein, producing the protein MQLLREASTDAVPLPPTGGGGAGSVRGPLRSAIYTGWLRHRRFAPKPLNFRYRLFLMYLDLSELDQVFAQRWLWSVGRANLAQFRRSDYLGDPTIPLDEAVRDCVQTHTGERPDGAIRLLTHLRYFGHVFNPVSFYYCFDRHDGLRWIVAEITNTPWQQRHTYVLPVAQARTHRDVHAWRFDKRFHVSPFMGMQHRYDWRFSVPAAQLRVHMDVLDAAGGGDDAESAIDNSGTRRFDATLVLQRQPLNARSLARTLLAYPLMTVQVVVAIHWQALRLWLRGNPVHDHPHPPVREPR
- a CDS encoding NAD(P)/FAD-dependent oxidoreductase; amino-acid sequence: MREGRIAVVGSGIAGLGAAWLLSRRYEVTLFEAADYLGGHTHTHDIQLEGQRYAVDSGFIVFNPQHYPLLTRMFAELDVAAQPTTMSFSVHDARSGLEYNAGSLDGLFCQRGNLLSPRFWGMLADLRRFYRQAPAVLHSDEQFSTLGAYLQRHGYSDAFRDQHLVPMASALWSSPSQRILEFPMGQLIGFMTNHHMLQLSGRPQWQVVSGGSNSYVRALRRRWQVLERLCTPVQAIRRAPNGVVLSSLRGDEHFDEVVLACHADDALALLSDATPAEQQILGGITYQDNDTVLHTDARVMPRDRRAWAAWNAHVPADPQAPCTVSYWMNALQSIDAPQPFIVSLNRDNDIDPDKVLRRMRYRHPVQNAAALAAQTRKAEIQGVQHTWFAGAAWGFGFHEDGLRSGVDVAHGLEVHW
- a CDS encoding acyl-CoA desaturase; this translates as MPRTGLDPHAATPQPATTRRRGWVATRLGSLCRWVDSQTDEPLDDARADRIDWLRALPFIALHLACLAVFWVGASWFAVSMAVALYALRMFALTGFYHRYFSHRAFKTSRVLQFVFAAIGATCVQRGPLWWAAHHRNHHRHTDTGRDPHSPAQHGFWWSHTGWFLTPRNFRTDWEVIPDLRRFAELRFLDRFDIVMPVLLALGLYLLGDWLADAAPALKINGAQLLVWGFVISTVALFHATFTINSLAHRFGSRRFDTRDDSRNNWLLALLTFGEGWHNNHHFFPGSARQGLRWWEYDVTWYGLKAMSWVGLVWELKPMPKTLTQRAERVAR
- a CDS encoding anti-sigma factor, translated to MSTPFPIDQEPPRDVLAGEYVLGLLSTDERLAAEQRIATDSQFAQAVLQWQAHLAPLLEEIAAVTPPDQLWARVHQTLGFDMPLRAAPLAAPATGATTTAQAAPLWNSVRFWRWVSTAGLATAAVCVLALSNVRMPPAPMQPPVVGPVVQTPVAPPAATKPPATGIAMTSTLATEDGRPGYVALMDADKHTIMVTPLDRTATADKVPELWLITPDGKAHSMGTFDDQRARRAQIPDQLMPMLSNEAILAVTLEPPGGAPGGVATGTVVAKGGISTLAMAP
- a CDS encoding sigma-70 family RNA polymerase sigma factor, encoding MSAIPGPDDDETGRLLTATAGGDRHAFEALYRQTSPKLFGVCLRMIPQRAEAEEVLQDVFTLIWHKAGQFDPSRARGLTWLAMIARNRAIDHLRANAPQRRNVALEDAGELRANDASPLDRTERASTRRRIDHCLAELEPPRSQLIRTAFFEGITYEELAARTDTPLGTVKSLIRRGLAKLKACLER
- the rnfB gene encoding Rnf electron transport complex subunit RnfB, whose protein sequence is MSAPAPDLVERLDRLLPQTQCGQCGYDGCLPYAQAMADGHATVDHCPPGGDAGARALAQVLHVPARPYDRTRGTHKPPQVARIVEADCIGCTKCIQACPVDAIVGGAKHMHTVIAPLCTGCELCLPACPVDCIQLHALS
- a CDS encoding HAD family hydrolase; translated protein: MQLALFDFDHTITTCDTYARFLRKVTTPAQLATAKWQVGPWVLGYRVGLVSAPALRARVTRLVFSARSLDEMTAHGAAYARNNLPSVLRMEMMQRVDWHQAQGHEVVLVSGSLDLYLQPWCTQHGLSLICNRLEHNAGVLTGRYAEADCGPQKAAQIRLRYDLSHYDCVHAYGDSGEDKPMLALAQQRWYRGNPLH
- the metG gene encoding methionine--tRNA ligase — translated: MTRTALVTTALPYANGPLHLGHLVGYIQADIWVRARRLRGDKTWFVCADDTHGTPIMLAAEKAGVTPEAFIANIQASHERDFAAFGVTFDHYDSTNSPVNRALTEAFYTKLEAAGHISCRSVAQFYDPAKGMFLPDRYIKGICPNCGSADQYGDNCEVCGATYSPTELKEPKSVISGATPELRDSEHFFFEVGHFDGFLREWLAGDVALPGVKAKLKEWLDTEGGLRAWDISRDAPYFGFQIPGQPGKYFYVWLDAPIGYLCSFKTLCAQMGEDFAAHLVAGTQTELHHFIGKDIVNFHGLFWPAVLHGTGHCAPTRLHVNGYLTVDGAKMSKSRGTFVMARTFLDIGLEPEALRYYFAAKSSGGVDDLDLNLGDFIARVNSDLVGKFVNLASRCAGFIGKRFDGKLADTLPDPAQYDRFVAALAPIRQAYERNDAASAIRQTMALADEANKYIDDTKPWVIAKQAGADTQLQSVCTQGLNLFRILVAALKPILPRTCAEAEAFLSAPMTSWQDIERPLSAHVIQPYTPLFTRIDPKLIDAMTDASKDTLAAPAATTAKPAPTKVDATPAASANSESHISTPSLIGIDDFAKLDLRIGKVLVCEFVKGSDKLLRFELDAGEFGKRQIFSGIRASYGEPETLVGRSVVFIANLAPRKMRFGISEGMILSAGFDGGALALLNADGGAQPGMPVR